In one Echinicola marina genomic region, the following are encoded:
- a CDS encoding 6-bladed beta-propeller, which produces MLLKEKPQITMQHLRYLKSSLSLLLSVCLACSSSESTELASIYIPKKGDPNISLKDIAQSLETVKLETTEESFLSMVQDVKFSKEKYFVVDMAGKILVFNKEGKFLYRLGKSGNGPGEYRHVSSIAINGKAEMVYIASGRKLLEYSFDNTFVSEKTMPFFIDHLAIIEQQVYLIGGNDGIKKGGKYVNQRTFYKLDPDLEINDSLPIRNMQLDKETAAMFPYKHYLSQFNGENYFYLPVLINESILRDSLYQIKDEKLIPVLKLNFEPPYISEEGIKKIAIKNVVNSPSFLTCEYDREGMRMLYFYNKNEDKGINIKEGFVDEAGENVIIRPLDLENNIFYYIKAAEYTYADAEEPNPSIVLVKL; this is translated from the coding sequence ATGCTTTTAAAAGAAAAACCTCAGATCACAATGCAACACTTGCGTTATTTAAAATCAAGTCTTAGCCTTCTTCTATCGGTTTGTCTTGCCTGCTCTAGCTCCGAATCAACTGAACTGGCAAGCATTTACATTCCCAAAAAAGGGGATCCGAATATCTCACTGAAGGATATTGCCCAATCTTTGGAGACTGTTAAACTGGAAACCACTGAAGAGTCCTTTCTGAGCATGGTTCAGGATGTGAAATTTTCCAAGGAGAAATATTTTGTGGTGGATATGGCAGGAAAAATCCTTGTTTTCAACAAAGAAGGAAAATTTCTTTACAGACTTGGCAAATCAGGAAACGGCCCTGGTGAATACAGACATGTTTCGTCCATTGCCATTAATGGAAAAGCTGAAATGGTATACATTGCATCAGGCAGAAAACTATTGGAATATTCTTTTGACAACACATTCGTATCGGAAAAAACAATGCCCTTCTTTATAGATCACCTCGCTATCATTGAACAGCAAGTATACCTAATCGGTGGTAATGATGGCATCAAAAAAGGGGGCAAATATGTCAATCAGCGCACATTTTATAAGCTTGATCCTGATCTAGAAATCAATGATTCTCTTCCTATAAGAAATATGCAATTGGACAAAGAAACAGCAGCCATGTTTCCCTACAAACACTATCTCTCTCAATTCAACGGTGAAAACTATTTCTATTTGCCTGTACTGATCAATGAAAGCATTTTGAGAGACAGTTTATATCAAATAAAGGATGAAAAGCTAATTCCTGTCCTCAAGTTAAATTTCGAACCTCCCTATATAAGCGAAGAGGGTATCAAAAAAATCGCCATCAAAAACGTGGTCAACTCTCCTTCCTTCTTGACCTGTGAGTACGATCGTGAAGGGATGCGCATGCTCTATTTTTATAATAAAAATGAAGATAAAGGCATCAATATCAAAGAAGGTTTTGTGGATGAAGCAGGAGAAAACGTTATCATAAGACCACTTGACCTCGAAAACAACATCTTTTATTATATCAAGGCAGCAGAATACACCTATGCTGACGCCGAAGAACCTAATCCAAGTATTGTATTAGTAAAGCTATAA
- a CDS encoding alpha-ketoacid dehydrogenase subunit alpha/beta, which translates to MNKANSLMFFDRKSLSNETLLFFYQELLVPRKIEEKMLILLRQGKISKWFSGWGQEAISTAAVMAMEPDEFLLPMHRNLGVFTGRRIPLDRLFAQFQGKTNGYTKGRDRSFHFGSLEHHIVGMISHLGPQMALADGIALSHKLKKENKATLAFTGDGASSEGDFHEALNIAAVWQLPVIFLIENNGYGLSTPSHEQFRCEQFIDKGPGYGMEAVKVDGNNILALYHSLNEIANDIRENPRPFIVEACTYRMRGHEEASGTKYVPNDYFEEGAKKDPIKNFEEFLVAEGILDEKSKQSILQEIQDKIDAGLDKAFASPAPKANSQEELKDTYAPFSFHLSKATSNKKSEKRLVDAIKDGLELSMQRYPELILMGQDIATYGGVFKVTDGFLQKFGPERVRNTPLCESGIVGTALGLSIGGFKSVVEMQFADFVSCGFNQIVNNLAKLHYRWGQHADVVIRLPTGAGVGAGPFHSQSNEAWFFHTPGLKILYPSSPYQAKGLLAAAIEDPNPCLFFEHKGLYRSISEEIPDDYYTLEIGKAHLVSEGEQLSIITYGMGVHWAKTAIQEAGIEADILDLCTLLPWDKKAVADTVSKTNKVIILHEDCLTGGIGAEIAAWISEYCFEKLDAPVMREASLDTPVPFASNLEKNFLPQDRFKEKLKKLLEY; encoded by the coding sequence ATGAATAAAGCCAATTCCTTGATGTTTTTTGATCGCAAAAGCCTGAGCAATGAAACGTTATTGTTTTTTTATCAAGAACTTTTAGTCCCCAGAAAAATCGAAGAAAAAATGTTGATCCTATTACGTCAAGGAAAAATCAGCAAATGGTTTAGCGGCTGGGGTCAGGAAGCTATTTCTACAGCTGCTGTAATGGCCATGGAACCTGACGAATTCTTGCTACCCATGCATAGGAATCTAGGTGTATTTACAGGTAGGAGAATTCCTTTAGATAGGCTCTTTGCCCAATTCCAAGGTAAAACCAATGGCTATACCAAAGGCAGGGACCGCTCATTTCATTTTGGTTCATTGGAGCATCATATTGTAGGAATGATCTCACATTTGGGCCCCCAAATGGCTTTGGCCGATGGCATAGCGCTGTCACACAAACTTAAAAAAGAAAATAAAGCCACCTTAGCGTTCACCGGTGATGGTGCTAGCTCTGAAGGAGACTTTCACGAAGCCCTGAATATTGCTGCAGTATGGCAATTACCGGTGATTTTTCTGATCGAAAATAATGGGTACGGACTTTCTACCCCAAGCCATGAACAGTTCCGGTGCGAACAGTTTATCGATAAGGGTCCCGGTTACGGCATGGAGGCCGTTAAAGTGGATGGGAACAATATCCTAGCGCTTTACCATAGCCTTAATGAAATCGCAAATGACATCAGAGAAAATCCAAGGCCCTTTATAGTTGAAGCCTGTACTTACAGAATGCGCGGGCATGAAGAAGCTTCGGGAACAAAATATGTCCCAAATGATTATTTTGAAGAAGGTGCTAAAAAAGATCCAATCAAAAACTTTGAGGAATTTCTAGTTGCTGAAGGTATTCTGGATGAAAAATCAAAACAGTCCATCCTCCAAGAAATCCAAGATAAGATAGATGCAGGGCTTGACAAAGCTTTTGCAAGTCCTGCACCCAAGGCCAATAGCCAAGAAGAACTAAAAGACACCTATGCGCCTTTCAGCTTTCACCTAAGTAAGGCAACTTCAAACAAAAAAAGTGAAAAAAGGCTGGTTGATGCAATTAAAGACGGCTTAGAACTAAGTATGCAACGCTATCCGGAATTGATCCTAATGGGTCAAGATATAGCCACTTATGGAGGGGTATTTAAAGTTACGGATGGTTTTTTACAGAAATTCGGACCGGAAAGGGTACGGAATACCCCCCTCTGTGAAAGCGGTATTGTCGGTACGGCTCTCGGGTTGTCCATTGGTGGCTTTAAATCGGTAGTCGAAATGCAATTTGCCGATTTTGTCAGCTGTGGATTCAACCAAATTGTCAATAACTTAGCAAAGCTTCATTATCGCTGGGGCCAGCATGCTGACGTGGTCATTCGCCTGCCAACGGGTGCTGGAGTAGGTGCTGGGCCATTTCACTCCCAATCCAACGAGGCCTGGTTCTTCCATACTCCTGGCCTCAAAATCCTTTATCCCTCCTCTCCCTACCAAGCAAAAGGCTTGCTTGCCGCTGCCATTGAAGATCCTAATCCATGCTTGTTTTTTGAGCATAAGGGACTATACAGGTCCATCAGTGAAGAAATACCAGATGACTATTATACACTTGAGATAGGCAAAGCCCATTTGGTAAGCGAAGGTGAACAGCTGAGCATCATCACTTATGGAATGGGAGTTCACTGGGCCAAAACAGCTATTCAGGAAGCAGGTATAGAAGCAGATATTCTTGACCTTTGTACCTTATTGCCTTGGGACAAAAAAGCAGTAGCTGACACCGTCAGTAAAACCAATAAAGTAATCATACTCCATGAAGATTGTTTGACTGGGGGAATAGGAGCTGAAATTGCTGCATGGATCAGTGAATATTGCTTTGAAAAACTCGACGCCCCTGTCATGCGGGAAGCCAGCCTGGATACTCCAGTACCTTTTGCCTCCAATCTTGAAAAGAACTTCCTGCCCCAAGACAGGTTTAAGGAAAAGTTAAAAAAACTGCTTGAATATTAA
- a CDS encoding helix-turn-helix domain-containing protein produces MSEILIKNMVCPRCIMAVEKIFKEQGIQVDKVELGKVSVQESVDKATEELLEEALQEMGFELLREKQVQTVERIKNALHAMMQQEELGTELNLSEYIKTVIPEDYSALSHLFSTTEGITIEKYFIHLKIEKTKELLCYQELQLSEIAWRLGYSSVQHLSSQFKKVVGMTPSAYKRLKDKPRASLDQVK; encoded by the coding sequence ATGTCGGAAATTTTAATAAAAAATATGGTTTGTCCTCGCTGTATCATGGCAGTGGAAAAGATTTTTAAAGAGCAAGGGATTCAAGTGGACAAGGTTGAGTTGGGCAAGGTGAGTGTTCAGGAGTCCGTGGATAAGGCAACCGAAGAGCTACTTGAAGAGGCATTGCAGGAGATGGGTTTTGAGCTCTTGAGGGAAAAGCAAGTGCAAACAGTGGAGCGGATCAAGAATGCTTTGCATGCGATGATGCAGCAAGAGGAATTAGGTACGGAATTAAACCTTTCTGAATATATCAAGACGGTTATTCCGGAAGATTATAGTGCGTTAAGCCATTTGTTCAGTACCACTGAGGGGATAACGATCGAGAAATATTTTATCCATTTGAAGATAGAGAAAACAAAAGAACTGCTTTGTTATCAGGAATTGCAGTTGAGTGAAATAGCCTGGAGACTAGGTTACAGTAGTGTACAGCACCTCTCAAGCCAGTTCAAAAAAGTAGTAGGCATGACACCTTCTGCCTATAAAAGATTAAAAGATAAGCCCCGGGCGAGCTTGGACCAGGTGAAATAA
- a CDS encoding DUF3244 domain-containing protein, which produces MKALLTSVFVLGLIFIAQASADPDPAAKESLMAVTSVEANDEKVSVSFKVPVGKVTISILNEQDKILAHNRYNAKTPMNIPYDLSDLPEGYYSVKIKTKEEVAIYSVETKEKEKVFERPIVAFGKVVDNHTINLTVLGIEKPGTQVDIFDESNQVIATDKVKVKDGFERDYRVSNRKVEGLYIRIKDAQGRKKYIYF; this is translated from the coding sequence ATGAAAGCTTTATTAACCTCCGTTTTTGTATTAGGATTGATTTTTATCGCACAAGCTTCGGCTGATCCAGATCCTGCCGCTAAAGAAAGTCTAATGGCTGTGACCAGCGTTGAAGCAAATGACGAAAAAGTCAGCGTTAGTTTTAAGGTACCAGTAGGTAAAGTAACCATTTCTATTTTGAATGAGCAGGATAAAATCTTAGCTCATAATAGGTACAATGCCAAGACACCAATGAATATTCCTTATGACCTGAGTGATTTGCCGGAAGGCTATTATTCTGTTAAGATCAAAACTAAGGAAGAAGTAGCTATTTATAGTGTAGAGACTAAAGAAAAGGAAAAAGTTTTTGAAAGACCCATAGTGGCTTTTGGAAAAGTTGTCGATAACCATACCATCAACCTCACGGTGCTGGGAATTGAAAAGCCAGGGACTCAGGTAGATATTTTTGATGAGAGCAATCAGGTAATTGCTACAGACAAAGTTAAGGTAAAGGATGGATTTGAGAGAGATTATCGTGTAAGCAACAGGAAGGTCGAGGGCTTGTATATAAGGATCAAGGATGCCCAAGGGAGAAAGAAATACATCTATTTCTAA
- a CDS encoding DUF3244 domain-containing protein — translation MRLIIASLLALCISVSTFAKSDLDDKVVKIEKIADKKVEVKFLAVPSSKVLVRIKDENSSVVYKDIISSEKFFAKKYDLTALAEGDYKIEVFTPEQGTLQNMDVFVGAKKEQVDYFTKVKVLGDDNVAVLVKSTDDAKKTVRIFDNGNVIFESSYEGSKFGKVFKFEKVTSIDNLVFEVSNENGQGKYFSAL, via the coding sequence ATGAGATTAATTATTGCATCCCTATTAGCGCTATGTATTTCAGTAAGTACATTTGCTAAATCCGACCTTGACGATAAAGTTGTCAAAATCGAAAAAATCGCTGATAAAAAAGTGGAGGTGAAATTCCTCGCAGTACCAAGCAGCAAAGTTTTGGTAAGAATCAAAGATGAAAACAGTTCAGTAGTATATAAAGACATTATTTCAAGTGAGAAGTTTTTCGCTAAGAAATATGATCTTACTGCATTGGCTGAAGGAGATTATAAAATTGAAGTGTTTACTCCTGAGCAAGGAACATTACAAAACATGGATGTATTTGTAGGAGCGAAAAAAGAGCAGGTTGATTATTTCACCAAAGTAAAAGTATTGGGTGATGATAATGTAGCTGTATTGGTTAAATCAACCGATGATGCTAAAAAAACAGTAAGGATTTTTGATAACGGAAATGTGATCTTTGAATCTTCTTACGAAGGTAGCAAGTTCGGAAAGGTCTTTAAGTTTGAAAAAGTAACTTCAATTGACAATTTGGTTTTTGAAGTAAGTAATGAAAATGGACAGGGTAAATATTTCTCTGCACTATAA